Proteins encoded together in one Rhinoraja longicauda isolate Sanriku21f chromosome 22, sRhiLon1.1, whole genome shotgun sequence window:
- the LOC144604705 gene encoding uncharacterized protein LOC144604705 isoform X2 encodes MLNVCPRLATSFCLLLLLMLMSTVTCKCKANKCKIGVILENYKAIIFDELKILKNNTGIYENNEMLKHPKIFSCQSNKEQRILQSIYCMTLFLKSQVNCTTSSNVYSALCKICNQMESVIKCHCGRVHQLRRNTRCNTRPSEHKKRGKKHRKLKAQKENNEQLRIVTNLYLCWEKLFVGPCKSCHRAG; translated from the exons ATGCTAAATG TTTGTCCGAGGCTTGCGACCAGTTTTTGCCTGCTCCTGCTGCTGATGCTCATGTCCACCGTCACATGCAAGTGCAAAGCCAACAAGTGCAAGATCGGGGTCATCCTAGAAAATTACAAAGCTATCATTTTTGATGAATTAAAAATCCTA AAGAATAACACGGGAATTTACGAAAATAACGAAATGCTGAAGCATCCAAAAATATTCAGTTGTCAATCTAATAAG GAACAAAGGATACTTCAGTCAATTTATTGTATGACGTTATTCCTAAAAAGTCAAGTCAACTGCACGACATCAAGCAATGTATATTCTGCTTTATGCAAGATTTGTAATCAAATGGAATCTGTAATAAAATGTCACTGTGGCAGAGTGCACCAG CTGCGTAGAAACACGAGGTGCAACACACGCCCCTCAGAGCACAAGAAGAGAGGCAAGAAGCACAGAAAATTAAAAGCACAAAAAGAAAATAACGAGCAGCTGAGAATAGTCACCAACTTGTATTTGTGTTGGGAAAAGCTATTTGTCGGACCTTGTAAAAGCTGCCACCGGGCAGGATGA
- the LOC144604705 gene encoding uncharacterized protein LOC144604705 isoform X1, whose product MLNVCPRLATSFCLLLLLMLMSTVTCKCKANKCKIGVILENYKAIIFDELKILKNNTGIYENNEMLKHPKIFSCQSNKEQRILQSIYCMTLFLKSQVNCTTSSNVYSALCKICNQMESVIKCHCGRVHQQLRRNTRCNTRPSEHKKRGKKHRKLKAQKENNEQLRIVTNLYLCWEKLFVGPCKSCHRAG is encoded by the exons ATGCTAAATG TTTGTCCGAGGCTTGCGACCAGTTTTTGCCTGCTCCTGCTGCTGATGCTCATGTCCACCGTCACATGCAAGTGCAAAGCCAACAAGTGCAAGATCGGGGTCATCCTAGAAAATTACAAAGCTATCATTTTTGATGAATTAAAAATCCTA AAGAATAACACGGGAATTTACGAAAATAACGAAATGCTGAAGCATCCAAAAATATTCAGTTGTCAATCTAATAAG GAACAAAGGATACTTCAGTCAATTTATTGTATGACGTTATTCCTAAAAAGTCAAGTCAACTGCACGACATCAAGCAATGTATATTCTGCTTTATGCAAGATTTGTAATCAAATGGAATCTGTAATAAAATGTCACTGTGGCAGAGTGCACCAG CAGCTGCGTAGAAACACGAGGTGCAACACACGCCCCTCAGAGCACAAGAAGAGAGGCAAGAAGCACAGAAAATTAAAAGCACAAAAAGAAAATAACGAGCAGCTGAGAATAGTCACCAACTTGTATTTGTGTTGGGAAAAGCTATTTGTCGGACCTTGTAAAAGCTGCCACCGGGCAGGATGA